One Solanum lycopersicum chromosome 4, SLM_r2.1 DNA window includes the following coding sequences:
- the LOC138347999 gene encoding uncharacterized protein → MDFITGLSHTRGHHDSIRVIVDRMAKSSLFLVVNTTYLVEDYARLHGVPLSIISNRESQFTSYLWKSFQKGLGTHVNLSTTFYPQTDGQAEPTIQTFEDMLSSCVFGFKGVMIFGKKGKISHRYAYPYKILKRVGKRAYDLELPAELAAVHPVFHISLLKKCVGDPTSVVQLESVAVRDSLSYEDVPVEILDRQVRKLRSKEVATVKVLWRSLSVEGDTWEAEASIKSKYPHIFPSDSTTA, encoded by the exons atggacttcatcacaggatTATCGCATACTCGTGGACATCATGACTCCATtagggtgatagttgataggatggcAAAGTCTTCTCTCTTCTTGGTGGTCAACACTACATATTTGGTAGAAGACTATGCGAGGTTACATGGGGTTCCGttgtctatcatctcaaatAGAGAATCTCAGTTTACCTCTTATTtatggaagtcatttcagaaaggtcttggtactcatgttaaccttagtacaacattttatccacagacggatgggcaggcagagcctACCATTCAGACCTTCGAGGATATGTTGAGTTCTTGTGTGTTCGGTTttaaag GGGTGATgatatttggaaagaaagggaagatcAGTCATAGATATGCATatccttacaagatcttgaaaagggtagGGAAACGTGCATATGatttagagttgccagcagaattagcTGCAGTGCATCccgtcttccacatctcactcttgaagaagtgtgtgggtgatccaacCTCTGTAGTGcaattagagagtgtggcggttagagatagtctttcttatgaggatgtaccagttgagattcttgaccgtcaagTCAGAAAGTTGAGAAGCAAAGAAGTCGCaacagtcaaggttttgtggaggagtctgTCCGTAGAGGGAgatacttgggaagcagaagcatccataaaatccaagtatCCTCACATCTTTCCTTCTGATTCCACTACAGCTTGA